The Prevotella melaninogenica genome window below encodes:
- a CDS encoding DUF1016 N-terminal domain-containing protein: MWKSRFPNLTWTHIFKVLRIDDETAMRWYLETASKEMWSVRTLDRHKPSYYKNNKGTSSPLSPEGKNGEEICLKCNNFSTPRF, from the coding sequence ATTTGGAAATCGCGATTTCCAAATCTCACTTGGACACATATTTTCAAGGTTCTACGCATAGACGACGAGACTGCTATGCGATGGTATCTTGAAACAGCATCAAAGGAAATGTGGAGCGTCCGAACACTTGACAGACACAAACCTTCCTATTACAAAAATAATAAAGGAACCTCTTCTCCACTCTCTCCAGAAGGAAAGAATGGAGAAGAGATTTGTCTAAAATGTAATAACTTTTCCACTCCTCGTTTTTAA
- the cysK gene encoding cysteine synthase A — MAKVVNKLTELIGNTPLLALNKFSAERGLKTPVLAKVEYFNPGGSVKDRIALAMIEDAEAKGLLKPGATIIEPTSGNTGVGLALVSAVKGYKLILTMPETMSVERRNLVKAYGATVKLTSGKDGMKGAIKAAEELRDSIPGSIILQQFENQANPERHNLTTGPEIWRDTDGKVDVFVAGVGTGGTVSGIGRYLKEQNPDVKVIAVEPTSSPVLSGGESGPHKIQGIGAGFVPNTYNNKYVDEIFQVENDQAILAGRQLAQQEGLLVGISSGAAAFAATEIAKRPENAGKTIVTLLPDTGERYLSTVLYAFDEYPL; from the coding sequence ATGGCAAAGGTAGTAAACAAACTCACAGAACTTATCGGTAATACACCACTGTTAGCACTTAATAAATTCTCTGCAGAAAGAGGACTCAAAACTCCTGTTCTTGCAAAGGTTGAGTATTTCAATCCTGGTGGTAGTGTGAAGGATCGTATAGCATTGGCTATGATAGAGGATGCTGAGGCTAAGGGACTCTTGAAGCCAGGAGCTACAATCATTGAGCCAACCAGTGGAAATACAGGCGTTGGCTTGGCTTTGGTGTCTGCAGTGAAGGGTTATAAGCTTATTCTCACGATGCCAGAAACCATGAGTGTGGAGCGTCGCAACCTTGTAAAGGCTTATGGTGCTACCGTGAAGTTGACAAGTGGAAAGGATGGTATGAAGGGTGCTATCAAGGCTGCTGAGGAGTTGAGAGATTCTATTCCAGGTAGTATTATCCTTCAGCAGTTTGAGAATCAGGCTAATCCAGAACGTCACAATCTTACTACTGGCCCTGAGATTTGGCGCGATACAGATGGTAAGGTTGATGTGTTTGTAGCTGGTGTAGGTACTGGCGGTACGGTGAGTGGTATCGGTCGCTACCTCAAGGAGCAGAACCCTGATGTGAAGGTTATTGCTGTTGAGCCAACTTCATCTCCTGTATTGAGTGGTGGCGAGAGTGGACCACATAAGATTCAGGGAATTGGTGCAGGCTTTGTACCAAATACTTATAATAATAAGTATGTTGATGAGATTTTCCAAGTAGAGAATGATCAAGCAATCCTTGCAGGTCGTCAGTTGGCGCAACAAGAAGGTTTGTTGGTTGGTATCTCATCTGGTGCAGCAGCTTTTGCTGCTACTGAGATTGCTAAGCGTCCTGAGAATGCAGGTAAGACCATCGTAACCTTGCTGCCAGATACAGGTGAGCGTTATCTCTCAACAGTGCTTTACGCCTTTGACGAGTATCCTCTTTAA
- a CDS encoding AAA family ATPase — protein sequence MQKYADYIEEIEIDSLWSGKKHIRWTLDRQVNILSGINGVGKSTILNKVVRSLSQGGEFPSHSLKGVRLKVSPNDARWIRYDIIRSFDRPLMNSDSISKINVDLVTELDWQLFQLQRKYLDYQVNIGNRIIETLQSGEADAAEKAQQISQPKKRFQDILDDLFTETGKKIIRSENEIKFSSLGEELAPYQLSSGEKQILVILLTVLVEDNEHYVLFMDEPEVSLHIEWQKRLIDLILELNPNVQIILTTHSPAVIMNGWIDRVTEVTDITDK from the coding sequence ATGCAGAAATACGCAGATTACATAGAAGAGATTGAGATTGACTCGCTTTGGAGCGGGAAGAAACACATCCGTTGGACACTGGACCGACAGGTGAATATCCTAAGTGGTATCAATGGTGTCGGGAAGAGTACCATACTTAATAAGGTGGTACGCAGTCTGTCGCAAGGTGGTGAATTCCCCAGCCATTCACTGAAGGGTGTCCGACTAAAGGTAAGTCCTAATGATGCACGGTGGATACGTTATGATATTATCCGCTCGTTTGACCGTCCACTGATGAACTCGGATAGTATCAGCAAGATTAACGTCGATCTTGTTACAGAACTTGATTGGCAGCTTTTCCAACTTCAACGTAAGTATCTTGACTATCAAGTGAACATCGGTAACCGTATTATCGAGACCTTACAAAGTGGTGAGGCAGATGCTGCCGAGAAGGCGCAGCAGATTTCTCAACCTAAGAAACGTTTTCAAGATATCTTAGACGACCTCTTCACGGAGACGGGAAAGAAGATTATTCGCTCGGAGAATGAGATAAAGTTCTCATCACTCGGTGAGGAACTGGCTCCCTATCAGCTGTCAAGTGGCGAGAAGCAGATTTTGGTTATCCTGCTGACCGTATTGGTAGAAGACAATGAACATTACGTTCTCTTTATGGACGAGCCAGAAGTGAGTCTGCATATAGAGTGGCAGAAACGCTTAATCGACCTCATCTTAGAACTGAATCCGAATGTTCAGATTATCCTCACGACCCACAGTCCAGCTGTCATCATGAACGGATGGATTGACCGTGTAACAGAGGTTACGGACATAACCGATAAATGA
- a CDS encoding DUF4435 domain-containing protein, with amino-acid sequence MGKRLSDNLSSAYIDAANRLNGKRARRKIIAYVEAYDDIFFWRTVLSGFENEERYFEVMLPSRLNLTKGKRSVLMNLVSQNIGENMIACVDADYDYLLQGTTPLSDEVNNNPYVFHTYAYAIENLQCYAPSLHDVTVAVTLNDHSIFNFEEFLKLYSESIHPLFVWSIWHYRKGYHRKFTISDFNRVVELGNFSLKGAVESLQRLRHKVQMRVRQLQREHPNAKESYLKLKEELHALGVTPSTTYLYIQGHHLFDNIIVPVLKRVCDRLVREREDEINRNAVHDTQRRNELSSYGHSTEAIIPMLRRNVGYTNAAPFLRLKEDIRRFLNPPSGHSIE; translated from the coding sequence ATGGGAAAAAGACTGAGCGACAACCTGTCATCGGCTTATATTGATGCAGCGAACCGATTGAATGGTAAGCGGGCACGGAGAAAGATTATCGCATATGTGGAAGCGTATGACGATATCTTCTTTTGGCGCACTGTCTTAAGCGGTTTTGAGAACGAGGAGCGTTACTTTGAAGTAATGTTACCATCGCGATTGAACCTTACCAAGGGCAAACGGTCGGTATTGATGAACCTTGTTTCGCAGAATATTGGTGAGAACATGATTGCTTGCGTAGATGCTGATTATGACTATCTACTGCAAGGAACTACCCCACTATCCGATGAAGTAAACAACAATCCATACGTTTTCCATACGTATGCTTATGCCATTGAAAACCTACAATGCTATGCACCGAGCCTACATGATGTGACAGTAGCAGTAACGCTCAACGACCATTCTATCTTTAATTTCGAAGAGTTCCTGAAACTTTACAGCGAAAGTATACACCCACTCTTTGTCTGGAGCATATGGCATTATCGAAAAGGCTATCATCGAAAGTTTACTATCTCTGACTTTAATCGAGTTGTGGAACTTGGTAACTTCTCCCTAAAAGGGGCTGTTGAAAGCCTTCAACGGCTACGCCATAAAGTACAAATGCGTGTACGACAACTACAACGAGAACACCCGAACGCAAAAGAAAGCTATCTAAAACTAAAGGAAGAACTGCATGCCTTAGGCGTTACACCCTCAACCACCTATCTGTATATTCAAGGGCATCATCTCTTTGACAACATCATCGTACCAGTCTTGAAGCGGGTCTGCGACCGACTGGTCCGTGAGCGGGAAGACGAGATAAACCGTAATGCAGTACACGACACCCAACGGCGCAACGAGCTATCAAGCTATGGCCATAGTACGGAAGCGATTATCCCCATGCTCCGCCGTAATGTGGGCTATACTAATGCAGCTCCTTTCTTAAGACTTAAGGAAGACATCAGAAGGTTCCTAAATCCTCCTTCAGGGCACTCGATAGAATAA
- a CDS encoding alpha-L-fucosidase, with protein sequence MKKTLLLILTLLTSYVGMAQETYHPTAENLKAREQFQDEKFGIFLHWGLYSMMGTTEWIMTNRDINYKEYPKLAKTFYPSEFDADAWVKAIKAAGAKYITITTRHHDGFSLFKTATSSYNSVDGTPFKRDIIREIADACKRHDIKLHLYYSHLDWGREDYPVGRTGTGTGRPKEKANWASYYKFMNTQLTELLTNYGKVGAIWFDGWWDHDSDAKPFDWQLEEQYALIHKLQPQCLIGNNHHQTPFAGEDIQIFERDLPGENKAGLSGQSISRLPLESCQTINEHWGYNITDTLYKSPKELIQMLVRAAGKNANLLLNIGPEPGGALPALALDRLQAIGEWLNKYGETIYGTRGGIVTPHEWGVSTQRGNKLYIHILNCMDSSLFIPTGNHKIKSATVFGTNKRVNFTKTGNGITLNFDTVPTDIDYIVELTL encoded by the coding sequence ATGAAGAAGACTCTACTTTTGATCCTAACACTGCTGACAAGTTACGTCGGTATGGCACAAGAGACTTACCATCCAACGGCTGAGAATCTTAAAGCACGCGAACAGTTCCAAGACGAGAAGTTTGGAATTTTCCTACATTGGGGACTCTACTCAATGATGGGTACTACCGAATGGATTATGACCAACAGGGATATCAACTATAAAGAATATCCTAAATTGGCAAAGACGTTCTATCCTTCAGAGTTCGATGCGGATGCTTGGGTGAAAGCTATCAAGGCTGCTGGTGCAAAGTATATCACTATTACGACACGCCACCACGATGGATTCTCACTCTTTAAGACTGCTACCAGCTCGTATAATTCCGTTGATGGTACTCCTTTCAAACGTGACATCATTAGAGAAATAGCTGATGCCTGCAAACGACACGACATAAAGCTGCATCTTTATTATTCACACCTCGACTGGGGACGTGAGGACTATCCTGTGGGTAGAACGGGAACAGGAACGGGTCGACCCAAAGAGAAGGCTAACTGGGCAAGCTATTACAAGTTCATGAACACACAGCTGACAGAATTGCTCACAAACTATGGAAAGGTGGGTGCAATCTGGTTTGATGGTTGGTGGGATCATGACAGTGATGCCAAGCCTTTCGACTGGCAGTTAGAAGAGCAGTATGCTTTGATTCATAAGCTACAGCCACAATGTCTCATTGGTAACAACCATCACCAGACTCCTTTCGCTGGTGAGGATATTCAGATCTTTGAGCGTGACCTACCGGGTGAGAACAAGGCTGGACTGTCTGGACAGAGCATCAGCCGTCTACCATTGGAGTCATGCCAGACTATCAACGAGCATTGGGGGTACAACATCACCGATACTCTCTACAAATCACCAAAGGAACTGATTCAGATGCTTGTTCGTGCTGCAGGAAAGAATGCTAACCTCCTACTCAACATCGGTCCAGAGCCAGGTGGTGCTCTCCCTGCTCTTGCCCTCGACCGCCTTCAGGCTATCGGTGAATGGCTGAACAAATATGGTGAAACCATCTATGGCACTCGTGGCGGCATCGTTACTCCACACGAATGGGGAGTAAGTACACAGCGTGGTAACAAACTCTACATCCACATCCTAAACTGTATGGACTCCAGCCTCTTCATCCCTACTGGCAACCACAAAATCAAGTCCGCCACCGTCTTTGGCACCAACAAGCGTGTCAACTTCACAAAGACAGGCAACGGCATCACCCTCAACTTCGACACCGTCCCCACTGACATTGATTATATCGTTGAGTTGACGTTGTAA